Proteins encoded together in one Thalassotalea crassostreae window:
- the prfC gene encoding peptide chain release factor 3 yields the protein MSIQQQEVDKRRTFAIISHPDAGKTTITEKVLLFGQAIQQAGTVKGKKSGQHAKSDWMEMEKDRGISITTSVMQFPYADCLVNLLDTPGHEDFSEDTYRTLTAVDSCLMVIDTAKGVEDRTIKLMEVTRLRDTPIITFMNKMDRDVRDPIEVMDEVEDILKIKCAPITWPIGMGKEFKGVYNLLEDEVILYATGQGHTIQDKVVIKGLHNPELDAAIGHFAEDFREELELVQGACHEFNLEEFLAGELTPVYFGTALGNFGVDHMLDGLTKWAPTPQSRLTDTREVQANEEKFTGFVFKIQANMDPKHRDRIAFMRICSGNYSKGMKMRQVRIGKDVKIADAVTFMAGDRSNVEQAYAGDIIGLHNHGSIQIGDTFTSGEEMKFAGIPNFAPEMFRRIRLRDPLKAKQLQKGLIQLSEEGAVQVFRPLSNNDMIVGAVGVLQFEVVVHRLKTEYNVDALYEPISVATARWVSCDDEKIMATFEKKAYDNLALDGGDNLTYIAPTMVNLNLNMERYPEVTFHKTREH from the coding sequence ATGTCAATTCAACAGCAAGAAGTAGACAAACGTAGAACGTTTGCCATTATTTCTCACCCGGATGCGGGTAAGACAACCATTACTGAAAAAGTACTATTGTTCGGTCAAGCGATCCAACAAGCAGGTACAGTAAAAGGTAAAAAGTCAGGTCAGCATGCAAAATCTGACTGGATGGAAATGGAAAAAGATCGTGGTATTTCAATTACAACCTCGGTAATGCAATTTCCCTATGCTGATTGTTTGGTAAATCTATTAGATACTCCAGGTCACGAAGATTTCTCAGAAGATACTTACCGTACTTTAACAGCGGTAGATTCCTGTTTGATGGTTATCGATACGGCAAAAGGTGTAGAGGATCGTACCATTAAATTAATGGAAGTTACTCGTTTACGTGATACGCCAATCATTACTTTTATGAACAAGATGGATCGTGATGTACGTGATCCGATTGAAGTGATGGACGAAGTCGAAGATATCTTGAAAATCAAGTGTGCCCCAATCACTTGGCCAATAGGTATGGGTAAAGAATTTAAAGGTGTATATAACCTGCTTGAAGACGAAGTTATCTTATATGCCACAGGTCAAGGCCATACCATTCAAGATAAAGTCGTTATCAAAGGTTTGCATAATCCTGAACTTGATGCCGCGATTGGTCATTTTGCCGAAGATTTCCGTGAAGAATTAGAGCTTGTACAAGGTGCTTGTCATGAGTTTAATTTGGAAGAATTTTTAGCTGGTGAATTAACGCCAGTATACTTTGGTACTGCACTTGGTAACTTTGGTGTTGACCATATGCTTGACGGTTTAACGAAGTGGGCACCGACGCCACAATCTCGTTTAACAGATACTCGTGAAGTACAGGCAAATGAAGAAAAATTCACTGGCTTTGTATTTAAAATCCAAGCAAACATGGACCCTAAACATCGTGACCGTATTGCCTTTATGCGTATCTGTTCGGGTAATTACAGCAAAGGCATGAAGATGCGCCAAGTGCGTATTGGCAAAGACGTCAAAATTGCTGACGCAGTTACCTTTATGGCAGGTGATCGCTCAAACGTAGAACAAGCATACGCGGGTGACATCATAGGTTTACATAACCATGGTTCGATTCAAATTGGTGATACTTTTACTTCAGGTGAAGAAATGAAATTTGCCGGTATTCCAAATTTCGCTCCTGAAATGTTCCGTCGCATTCGTCTTCGTGATCCACTAAAAGCTAAGCAGTTACAGAAGGGCTTAATTCAACTTTCAGAAGAAGGTGCGGTGCAAGTATTTAGACCGTTATCAAACAATGACATGATTGTAGGTGCCGTTGGTGTGCTTCAGTTTGAAGTTGTTGTTCATCGCTTGAAAACTGAATATAACGTCGATGCGTTATATGAACCAATTTCAGTAGCGACTGCTCGTTGGGTAAGTTGTGATGATGAAAAAATCATGGCGACATTCGAGAAGAAAGCCTACGACAACTTAGCCCTTGATGGTGGTGATAACTTAACTTATATCGCACCAACAATGGTAAACTTAAATTTAAATATGGAACGTTACCCAGAAGTAACATTCCATAAAACCCGTGAACACTAA
- the argS gene encoding arginine--tRNA ligase, translated as MNIRQLLNEKVKAAMIAAGLPEDTNPAVSISNRPQFGDYQANGVMGAAKKLKTNPRELATKVVECLELDDIADNIELAGPGFINIHLNKVWLANQLVAASNDEHLNVSQNAQPQTVVVDYSAPNLAKEMHVGHLRSTIIGDAVVRALEFRGEKVIRQNHMGDWGTQFGMLLAHLSDKLASNEVAETALADLENFYREAKIRFDEEDGFADRARDYVVRLQGGDSDCLVLWQQFIDISIHHSEEIYDKLNVTLTRDDIMGESAYNPDLPVVIDELMAKNIAVEDQGAKVVFIEEMANKDGEPSVFIVQKSGGGFLYATTDLSACRYRSGELGADRIIIFTDARQALHFKQVEITARKAGFLPSTTAYDHCPFGMMMGNDGKPFKTRTGGTVKLAELLEEAVSRATDLMADKIADFSEQERSEIARKVGIGAVKFADLSKNRTSDYIFNWETMLSFEGATAPYLQYAYTRVQSIFKKAGINQQTLTNDILVNEPQEKALAVKLLQFEEVLDAVISECTPNLLCNYLYELASLYMSFYEACPILKEGIEEETKLSRLRLCNVVARTLYSGLDVLGIEVMDRM; from the coding sequence ATGAATATTCGTCAACTTTTAAATGAAAAAGTTAAAGCTGCAATGATTGCAGCAGGTCTTCCTGAAGATACTAATCCAGCGGTTAGCATTTCAAACCGACCGCAGTTTGGTGATTACCAAGCCAATGGTGTTATGGGTGCAGCGAAGAAACTTAAAACTAACCCACGTGAATTAGCGACCAAAGTTGTTGAGTGTCTTGAACTTGACGATATTGCTGACAATATTGAATTGGCGGGCCCTGGTTTCATCAACATCCACTTGAATAAAGTTTGGCTTGCAAACCAATTAGTTGCAGCAAGCAATGATGAACATTTAAATGTGAGTCAAAATGCTCAACCGCAAACCGTCGTTGTCGATTACTCAGCACCTAACCTTGCAAAAGAAATGCACGTTGGTCACTTACGCTCTACCATTATTGGTGACGCAGTAGTTCGTGCATTAGAGTTTCGCGGTGAAAAGGTTATCCGTCAAAACCATATGGGCGATTGGGGTACACAGTTTGGTATGTTGCTCGCTCATTTGAGTGATAAATTAGCCAGTAATGAAGTGGCTGAAACTGCCCTAGCTGATCTAGAAAACTTTTATCGTGAAGCAAAAATTCGTTTCGATGAAGAAGATGGTTTCGCTGATCGTGCCCGCGATTACGTTGTTCGTTTGCAAGGCGGCGACAGTGATTGTTTAGTGTTGTGGCAGCAATTCATCGATATCTCAATTCATCATTCTGAAGAAATTTACGATAAACTAAATGTTACCTTAACTCGTGATGACATCATGGGCGAAAGCGCATACAACCCTGACTTACCAGTAGTTATTGATGAGTTAATGGCAAAAAACATTGCCGTTGAAGACCAAGGCGCTAAAGTTGTATTTATTGAAGAAATGGCCAACAAAGATGGTGAGCCTTCAGTATTTATCGTACAAAAATCAGGTGGCGGTTTCTTATATGCAACAACGGATTTATCCGCATGTCGCTACCGTAGCGGTGAGTTAGGTGCCGATCGCATCATTATCTTCACAGATGCACGTCAAGCACTACATTTTAAACAAGTAGAAATTACTGCACGTAAAGCTGGCTTCTTACCAAGTACAACCGCTTATGATCATTGTCCATTTGGAATGATGATGGGTAATGACGGTAAGCCATTTAAAACTCGTACTGGTGGCACGGTAAAATTAGCTGAATTACTTGAAGAAGCAGTTAGTCGCGCAACGGATTTAATGGCAGATAAAATTGCTGATTTCTCTGAGCAAGAGCGCAGCGAAATCGCGCGCAAAGTTGGTATTGGTGCGGTTAAGTTTGCAGACTTATCTAAAAACAGAACTTCTGATTACATCTTTAATTGGGAAACAATGTTAAGTTTTGAAGGTGCAACGGCGCCGTACCTGCAATATGCCTATACGCGTGTACAAAGTATCTTCAAAAAAGCGGGTATTAATCAACAAACGCTAACTAATGATATCTTAGTTAACGAACCGCAAGAAAAAGCATTAGCAGTTAAGTTGCTACAATTTGAAGAAGTATTAGATGCTGTGATCAGTGAGTGTACACCAAACTTACTGTGTAATTACTTATATGAATTAGCGTCACTTTATATGAGTTTCTACGAAGCCTGTCCAATTCTGAAAGAAGGCATTGAAGAAGAAACTAAGCTGTCACGTCTACGTTTATGTAATGTTGTTGCTCGCACATTATATAGCGGTTTAGATGTTCTCGGTATTGAAGTAATGGATAGAATGTAA